The following proteins come from a genomic window of Balearica regulorum gibbericeps isolate bBalReg1 chromosome 9, bBalReg1.pri, whole genome shotgun sequence:
- the TM4SF4 gene encoding transmembrane 4 L6 family member 4 translates to MCTGGCAKCLGITLIPLAVLCTLANILLFFPGGKVAENKLHITDEVWYFGGILGSGVLMIFPALVFLGLKNNDCCGCCGNESCGKRFAMFSSIIFAAVGVLGAGYCFVLSAVAINKGPKCYTGTDWTYPFQDGNYLANHTLWNECQSPENIVPWNLTFFSLLLIMSGIQAVLCGIQVVNGLFGTICGDCKCCGCCGGDGTV, encoded by the exons atgtgCACCGGAGGTTGTGCTAAGTGCCTGGGAATCACTCTTATCCCCCTGGCTGTGCTGTGTACCCTCGCTAACATCTTGTTGTTTTTCCCTGGAGGAAAAGTGGCTGAAAACAAGCTACACATTACAGATGAGGTTTGGTACTTCGGAGGGATCTTGGGATCTGGTGTATTG ATGATCTTTCCTGCCTTGGTATTTTTGGGCCTTAAGAATAATGATTGCTGTGGATGCTGTGGTAATGAGAGCTGTGGAAAGAGGTTTGCG ATGTTTTCTTCCATAATATTTGCTGCAGTTGGAGTTCTGGGAGCTGGatactgctttgttttgtcaGCAGTAGCCATAAACAAAGGCCCTAAATGTTACACTGGAACAGACTGGACCTATCCTTTCCAGGATGG GAATTACCTCGCTAACCACACATTGTGGAATGAGTGTCAGTCACCTGAAAACATCGTCCCGTGGAACCTGACCTTCTTCTCCTTGCTGCTTATCATGAGTGGGATCCAGGCAGTGCTCTGTGGCATTCAGGTGGTGAACGGCCTGTTTGGAACAATCTGTGGGGACTGCAAATGCTGCGGATGTTGTGGG GGAGATGGAACTGTCTAA